A window of the Butyricimonas faecalis genome harbors these coding sequences:
- a CDS encoding Crp/Fnr family transcriptional regulator — translation MDTKEEIIRQFEAQTAPFSPETHEQLANILVRFTLAKGDLFLREGEICKYYSMVAQGMIRLFYNKNGRDLTEHFSYEKGIFVSLESYFRQTPSYLMIEALEPSVIYSFPHDPLQNLMRRNHEVEHMYCKMLENSLIESQQKADACRFETARERYHRLATEHPEVVKRAPLIHIASRLGMTPETLSRVRAGLL, via the coding sequence ATGGATACGAAGGAAGAAATCATTCGACAATTCGAGGCACAAACAGCCCCATTCAGCCCGGAAACCCACGAGCAACTAGCTAATATTCTCGTACGTTTCACTCTGGCTAAAGGAGATCTTTTTCTCCGGGAAGGCGAAATATGCAAGTATTACAGCATGGTCGCCCAAGGGATGATTCGTCTGTTTTACAATAAAAACGGACGGGATCTCACGGAACACTTCTCGTATGAAAAAGGGATTTTCGTTTCGCTGGAAAGCTATTTCCGGCAAACCCCAAGTTATCTGATGATCGAAGCTCTCGAACCTTCTGTTATTTACTCTTTCCCGCATGATCCACTTCAAAACCTTATGAGGAGGAACCACGAGGTGGAACACATGTACTGCAAAATGCTGGAAAATTCCTTAATCGAATCACAACAAAAGGCTGATGCCTGCCGTTTCGAGACTGCCCGGGAACGCTATCACCGGCTGGCCACGGAACACCCGGAAGTGGTGAAACGGGCTCCCCTCATCCACATTGCCTCCCGGCTTGGCATGACCCCCGAAACATTAAGCCGAGTGCGAGCTGGTTTGCTTTAA
- a CDS encoding MATE family efflux transporter produces the protein MKPTKTLRRQLLQLTGPIFVETLLIMLLGAMDTFMLSHYSDDTVAAVGVVNQLLNLVFLVFGVSTVGTSVLCSQYLGASQQANVRQVIGVSLVFNTLIGGITSAFLYFRAEALLKMMDLAPELISEGLAYMQIVGGFAFLQAIALTMSAVLRSHDKAYYPMRVTLLMNVLNIIGNYALIFGKFGLPQMGVVGAAISTSSCRMVALVLLFYITFGKVVPRFSFSCLKPFPWDKLKNLLHIGLPAAGEQVSYSLSQVVITYFTVMLGTAALTARTYAMNIILFSYVFSVALGQGAAILIGHLVGGERTDAAFVLQKYCLRLSIVVSICVAIVTAACSKFIFGMLTSNPEIVYMGIIILCIDVVLEVGRAVNILSVNVLNAVGDVSYPFVTGLIVMWGVATALSYVFGIFFGWGLAGMWVAFTLDENIRAIIFVRRWNSRKWEGKAFTRVEKLLKQTSSHSA, from the coding sequence ATGAAACCGACAAAGACGTTACGCAGACAACTATTGCAATTGACCGGACCGATATTCGTGGAGACGTTGCTGATCATGTTACTGGGGGCAATGGATACATTTATGCTGAGTCACTATTCGGATGATACGGTGGCGGCTGTTGGGGTGGTAAATCAATTATTAAACTTGGTATTTCTTGTGTTCGGGGTGTCTACCGTTGGAACTTCCGTGTTGTGTTCCCAGTATTTAGGGGCATCGCAACAAGCAAATGTGCGGCAGGTAATAGGGGTATCATTGGTTTTTAATACCTTGATCGGGGGTATCACGAGTGCTTTCCTGTATTTTCGTGCTGAAGCCTTGTTGAAGATGATGGATTTGGCCCCGGAATTGATCAGCGAAGGGTTGGCTTACATGCAAATTGTGGGTGGTTTTGCTTTCTTGCAAGCGATTGCGCTAACCATGTCTGCTGTATTGCGAAGTCACGACAAAGCGTACTATCCCATGCGGGTGACGCTGTTGATGAACGTGTTGAATATTATCGGAAACTATGCCTTGATTTTTGGTAAATTCGGGTTGCCGCAAATGGGTGTCGTGGGAGCGGCAATTTCAACTTCTTCCTGCCGTATGGTAGCATTGGTATTGTTATTCTACATCACGTTTGGAAAAGTCGTTCCTCGTTTTTCTTTTTCGTGTCTGAAGCCCTTCCCGTGGGATAAATTGAAAAATCTATTGCATATAGGTCTTCCGGCTGCCGGAGAACAGGTGTCGTATAGCTTGTCACAAGTGGTGATTACTTATTTTACGGTCATGTTGGGTACGGCAGCTTTGACGGCACGTACTTACGCGATGAACATTATCTTATTTTCGTATGTATTTTCAGTGGCACTCGGACAGGGGGCAGCAATCTTGATCGGGCATTTGGTTGGGGGTGAACGTACGGATGCAGCTTTTGTGTTGCAGAAATATTGTCTGCGACTTTCAATCGTGGTTTCTATTTGTGTGGCGATTGTCACGGCGGCTTGCAGCAAATTTATTTTCGGCATGTTGACTTCCAACCCGGAGATCGTCTATATGGGAATAATAATTCTTTGTATCGATGTCGTGTTAGAAGTGGGACGTGCGGTCAATATCTTATCGGTGAACGTGTTGAATGCCGTGGGGGATGTCTCTTATCCTTTTGTCACGGGGTTGATTGTCATGTGGGGAGTGGCTACGGCATTAAGTTACGTGTTCGGAATCTTTTTCGGTTGGGGGCTTGCCGGAATGTGGGTAGCTTTCACGTTGGACGAGAATATCCGGGCGATCATTTTCGTGCGTCGATGGAACAGTCGAAAATGGGAAGGTAAAGCGTTTACCCGGGTGGAAAAATTGTTAAAGCAAACCAGCTCGCACTCGGCTTAA
- a CDS encoding Gldg family protein, producing the protein MKAIKRIALTELQTMFYSPIAWFILIIFTFQACMAFVDVFNGYVVAQELGRSVRNVTLGTFANPWNNGIFIVMQSYLYLYIPLLTMGIMSRELSSGSIKLLYSSPVTNFQIVVGKYIAIMTYALVMIGVLALFVIYGVCFVHKFDLPAVLIGLLGLYLLIGAYGAIGLFMSSLTSYQVVAAMGTFAIFAVLNYIGGMWQDIALVRDITYWLSIRGRSGEFINGLLCSEEVIYFLVVIVLFLTFTIIRLTVIREKRKLLVSASWYFSAIFIAVLIGYFSSRPSLMFFYDATRTKVNTLTPNSQEIVSKMEGGMTITTYANILDEDRYLWYGFPKSELNDIKRFEQYVRFKPDIKMKYVRYYAKGNNEEALDKRYPTLNDRERMVKIAQNYGVDSSIYLDVNQVTQLEDLSGENYRFVRVLERENGRKTFLRIYDDMYVHPFETEISAAFKRLVMDLPQVGFVGGHGERDCIKQGDRDYNRFAQDKVFRYSLINQGFDFRQVTLDKPVPEDISILVIADVREQLPELHRKNLDAYIARGGNLLIAGEAKRQEYMNPLVEQFGVRFMPGRLVSPSENFQADFIISKVTKEGAELMYQLNEMRKYGYVGTMPSVVGLDLPEVENKGFKTTVLLTTDSLKKVWNEIETIDFVDDTVRLNPAVGEVELNKVPTMVALSRNVGDKEQKIIILGDADCLSNGEISISRKKVRASNYSLITSSFFWMSDDEVPIDVRRPPLPDNKVYISKGGMLVTKIVSLGIFPLGLILFAILIWVRRKGR; encoded by the coding sequence ATGAAAGCGATAAAAAGAATTGCCTTGACGGAGTTGCAAACGATGTTTTACTCCCCCATAGCTTGGTTCATTTTGATTATTTTTACCTTCCAAGCATGTATGGCTTTTGTGGATGTATTTAATGGCTACGTGGTTGCCCAAGAGCTGGGACGATCAGTTCGGAATGTAACCTTGGGAACTTTTGCCAATCCTTGGAATAATGGAATATTTATCGTGATGCAGAGCTATTTGTACTTGTATATACCCTTGTTGACCATGGGTATCATGAGCCGAGAATTGAGTAGTGGTTCCATAAAGTTACTTTACTCTTCTCCGGTAACGAATTTTCAGATTGTTGTTGGAAAATACATTGCAATTATGACATACGCGCTTGTCATGATAGGCGTACTTGCTTTATTCGTCATTTATGGTGTTTGTTTTGTTCATAAATTCGATTTACCTGCGGTATTGATCGGTTTGCTGGGGCTCTATTTGTTGATCGGGGCGTACGGTGCGATAGGTCTTTTCATGTCTTCTTTGACTTCTTATCAAGTTGTTGCTGCGATGGGAACTTTTGCAATTTTTGCCGTGTTGAATTATATCGGGGGAATGTGGCAGGACATTGCTTTGGTACGGGACATCACTTACTGGTTGTCAATTAGAGGACGTTCTGGAGAATTTATCAATGGACTATTGTGTAGTGAAGAGGTTATTTATTTCTTAGTAGTTATTGTTTTATTTTTGACGTTTACTATTATCAGACTAACCGTGATTCGTGAAAAGAGAAAATTGCTTGTTAGTGCTTCTTGGTATTTTTCGGCGATATTCATTGCCGTGTTAATTGGTTATTTCAGTTCACGTCCCTCGTTAATGTTTTTTTATGATGCGACTAGAACTAAGGTTAACACGTTGACACCGAATAGTCAAGAAATAGTGTCCAAAATGGAAGGAGGAATGACAATTACTACTTACGCTAATATTCTGGATGAAGATCGATATTTGTGGTATGGGTTCCCGAAGAGCGAATTGAATGATATCAAACGTTTCGAGCAATATGTCCGATTTAAACCGGATATCAAGATGAAGTATGTCCGTTATTATGCCAAAGGGAATAACGAGGAGGCCTTAGATAAGCGTTATCCCACCTTGAATGATCGGGAAAGGATGGTGAAAATTGCTCAAAATTACGGAGTTGATTCTTCAATTTATCTTGATGTGAATCAAGTGACCCAATTGGAGGATTTATCCGGGGAAAATTATCGTTTTGTACGGGTACTTGAGCGAGAGAATGGGCGGAAGACTTTTTTGCGAATTTATGATGATATGTATGTACATCCATTTGAAACGGAAATTAGCGCTGCTTTCAAGCGTCTTGTGATGGATCTGCCTCAAGTGGGATTTGTTGGAGGACACGGGGAACGAGACTGTATTAAGCAGGGAGATCGTGATTACAATCGTTTCGCTCAAGATAAAGTGTTCCGTTATTCTTTAATAAACCAGGGATTTGATTTTAGACAAGTGACCTTGGATAAACCTGTTCCCGAGGATATCAGTATTTTGGTTATTGCGGATGTAAGGGAGCAATTACCGGAATTACATCGGAAAAACTTGGATGCTTACATTGCAAGAGGTGGAAATCTTTTAATAGCTGGAGAAGCTAAACGCCAAGAGTACATGAATCCGCTTGTAGAACAATTTGGAGTTCGTTTTATGCCGGGGCGACTGGTGAGTCCAAGTGAGAATTTCCAGGCCGATTTTATTATTTCTAAGGTGACCAAGGAAGGGGCAGAACTTATGTACCAGTTGAATGAAATGCGTAAATACGGGTATGTGGGAACCATGCCTTCGGTGGTAGGATTGGATTTGCCTGAGGTCGAAAACAAAGGATTTAAGACGACTGTATTGTTAACGACAGATTCTTTAAAAAAGGTTTGGAACGAGATTGAGACAATCGATTTTGTGGATGATACCGTTCGGTTGAATCCTGCTGTAGGAGAGGTCGAATTGAACAAAGTACCGACGATGGTTGCACTTTCTCGCAACGTAGGTGACAAGGAACAGAAAATTATTATCTTGGGAGATGCGGATTGTTTGAGTAATGGTGAAATCAGTATTTCTCGTAAAAAGGTTCGGGCTTCAAATTACTCTTTGATAACCTCTTCTTTCTTTTGGATGTCGGATGACGAAGTACCTATTGATGTTCGTCGTCCGCCTCTTCCGGATAATAAAGTTTATATTTCCAAAGGTGGGATGCTTGTAACAAAAATTGTTTCACTGGGAATATTTCCACTGGGTTTAATTTTATTCGCTATTTTAATTTGGGTTCGAAGAAAAGGACGTTAA
- a CDS encoding ABC transporter ATP-binding protein produces the protein MKEPIVRVENVSHRYNVQWAIRDINMEMPDSGIYGLLGSNGAGKSTLMNILCGVLRQTEGNIFIKGMNTKKNSVAAKRLIGFLPQKPPLHMDLTVEEYLYHCAGIRLMPDEEIPEAVENAMTECGILHFRNRLIRNLSGGYQQRVGIAQAIVHSPELVVFDEPTNGLDPNQILDIRNLIKKIAENRTVILSTHMLMEVQAICDYIFMVEEGHMVFSGSIDEFDNYIIPNTVFVSLLDAPAPEVLLEIPGVTKVEELGGTKFRLMAVDVNDVIDQMVAYSYKNAWRLNEIRVEKSSLNAIFAELSKKTK, from the coding sequence ATGAAAGAACCAATTGTAAGAGTAGAAAATGTTTCTCATCGGTATAATGTTCAATGGGCCATACGAGATATTAATATGGAAATGCCTGATAGTGGGATTTATGGGTTGTTAGGCTCGAATGGAGCTGGAAAATCAACATTAATGAATATCCTTTGTGGTGTGTTGAGACAAACTGAGGGGAATATTTTTATTAAAGGGATGAACACGAAAAAGAATTCTGTCGCGGCGAAACGTCTGATAGGTTTTTTACCTCAGAAGCCTCCTTTGCACATGGATTTAACTGTAGAAGAGTACCTTTATCATTGTGCCGGGATTCGGTTAATGCCTGATGAGGAAATTCCCGAAGCGGTTGAAAATGCTATGACTGAATGCGGTATTTTGCATTTTCGGAATCGTTTAATTCGCAATCTTTCAGGGGGATACCAACAACGTGTCGGTATTGCTCAGGCGATTGTTCATAGTCCTGAACTGGTCGTGTTTGACGAACCAACCAATGGTTTGGATCCGAATCAAATTCTTGACATCCGTAATTTGATAAAAAAGATTGCGGAGAATAGAACGGTCATACTTTCCACGCACATGCTCATGGAAGTACAAGCGATATGTGATTATATTTTTATGGTAGAAGAAGGTCACATGGTATTTTCGGGTAGTATAGACGAGTTTGATAATTATATTATCCCGAATACCGTGTTCGTCTCTTTACTCGATGCTCCGGCTCCAGAAGTATTGCTTGAAATTCCCGGTGTGACAAAGGTCGAAGAATTAGGGGGGACGAAATTCCGCCTGATGGCTGTCGATGTAAATGATGTCATCGATCAAATGGTTGCTTACAGCTATAAAAATGCTTGGCGGCTGAACGAGATACGTGTAGAGAAAAGTTCGCTTAATGCGATTTTTGCAGAATTGTCGAAAAAAACAAAGTAA